A genome region from Mycobacterium florentinum includes the following:
- a CDS encoding UPF0182 family protein, protein MGMRPTARMPKLTRRSRILILIALGVIALLLAGPRLIDAYVDWLWFGELGYRSVFTTVLTTRIVVFLIAGLLVGGIVFAGLALAYRTRPVFVPSNDNDPVARYRTVVMSRLRLVAIGIPSAIGLLAGVIAQSYWVRIQLFLHGQSFGIRDPQFGKDLGFYAFELPFYRLVLSYLFVSVFLAFIANLLAHYIFGGIRLSGRTGALSRSARVQLISLIGTLVVLKAFAYWLDRYELLSHTRGGKPFTGAGYTDINAVLPAKLILMAIALICAAAVFSAIVLKDLRIPAIGLVLLLLSSLIVGAGWPLIVEQISVRPNAAQKESEYIGRSITATRQAYGLTSDQVTYRNYSGDGQATAQQVAADRATTSNIRLLDPTIISPAFTQFQQGKNFYYFPDQLSIDRYLDRNGSLRDYVVAARELNPDRLIDNQRDWINRHTVYTHGNGFIASPANTVRGIANDPTQNGGYPEFLANVVGANGSVVSDGPAPLDQPRIYFGPVISNTSADYAIVGRNGNDREYDYETNTETKNYTYTGLGGVPIGDWLSRSVFAAKFAERNFLFSSVIGSNSKILFNRDPAARVEAVAPWLTTDSAVYPAIVNKRLVWIIDGYTTLDNYPYSELTSLESATADSTEVAFNKLGPDKQVSYIRNSVKATVDAYDGTVTLYQQDEQDPVLKAWMQVFPGTVKPKSDITPELAEHLRYPEDLFKVQRMLLAKYHVNDPVTFFSTSDFWDVPLDPNPTASSYQPPYYIVAKNIAKNDNTASYQLTSAMNRFKRDYLAAYISASSDPATYGRITVLTIPGQVNGPKLANNAITTDPAVSQDLGVIGRDNQNRIRWGNLLTLPVAQGGLLYVEPVYASPGASDAASSYPRLIRVAMMYNDKIGYGPTVGDALTGLFGPGAGAAATGIVPTDSGAPATPPATPPTPAVAPGPGSPPTAVPPPPDGSTTLSPAKAAALQEIQTAINAARDAQKKGDFAGYGAALQRLDDAITKYNNTK, encoded by the coding sequence GTGGGGATGCGGCCCACCGCAAGGATGCCGAAGCTGACTCGGCGCAGCCGGATTCTGATTTTGATCGCGCTCGGTGTGATCGCGTTGCTGCTCGCCGGCCCGCGACTCATCGACGCCTACGTCGACTGGTTGTGGTTCGGCGAGCTCGGCTACCGCTCGGTGTTCACCACCGTGCTGACGACCCGCATCGTCGTCTTCCTGATCGCCGGCCTGCTGGTCGGCGGCATCGTGTTCGCCGGGCTCGCGCTGGCCTACCGCACCCGCCCGGTGTTCGTCCCCAGTAACGACAACGATCCCGTCGCGCGCTATCGCACCGTGGTGATGTCGCGGCTGCGGCTGGTGGCCATCGGTATCCCGTCGGCGATCGGCCTGCTGGCCGGTGTTATCGCGCAGAGCTACTGGGTGCGCATCCAGCTGTTCCTGCACGGCCAGAGCTTTGGGATCAGGGATCCGCAGTTCGGTAAGGATCTCGGCTTCTACGCATTCGAGCTGCCCTTCTACCGGCTGGTGCTCAGCTACCTGTTCGTGTCGGTGTTCCTGGCATTCATCGCGAACTTGCTGGCGCACTACATCTTCGGCGGTATTCGGCTGTCCGGCCGTACCGGCGCCCTGAGCCGTTCCGCGCGGGTTCAGTTGATCAGCCTGATCGGCACGCTGGTGGTTCTGAAAGCCTTTGCCTATTGGCTGGACCGCTACGAGTTGCTGTCACACACACGTGGCGGCAAGCCGTTCACCGGTGCCGGCTATACCGACATCAACGCCGTGTTGCCGGCCAAGCTGATCCTGATGGCGATCGCACTGATCTGCGCGGCCGCGGTCTTTTCGGCGATCGTGCTCAAGGACTTACGGATTCCGGCGATCGGCCTTGTCCTGCTGCTGCTGTCGTCGTTGATCGTGGGCGCCGGCTGGCCGTTGATCGTCGAGCAGATCAGCGTGAGACCCAATGCCGCGCAAAAGGAAAGCGAATACATCGGCCGAAGCATCACCGCGACGCGACAAGCGTATGGGCTGACGTCCGACCAGGTGACGTATCGCAATTACAGCGGCGACGGCCAGGCCACCGCCCAGCAGGTCGCGGCCGACCGCGCGACGACCTCGAACATCCGGTTGCTCGACCCGACGATCATCAGCCCCGCCTTCACCCAGTTCCAGCAGGGCAAGAACTTCTACTACTTCCCCGACCAGCTGTCGATCGACCGCTACCTGGACCGCAATGGCTCGCTGCGTGACTACGTGGTCGCGGCCCGAGAACTCAACCCGGACAGGCTGATCGACAACCAGCGCGACTGGATCAACCGGCACACCGTCTACACCCACGGCAACGGGTTCATCGCGTCGCCGGCCAACACGGTGCGTGGCATCGCCAACGATCCCACCCAGAACGGCGGCTACCCGGAGTTCCTTGCCAACGTCGTCGGCGCCAACGGCAGCGTGGTGTCCGACGGTCCCGCTCCGCTGGACCAGCCGCGAATCTACTTCGGACCGGTTATCTCCAACACCTCGGCGGACTACGCGATCGTCGGGCGCAACGGCAACGACCGCGAATACGACTACGAAACCAACACCGAAACCAAGAACTACACCTACACCGGGCTCGGGGGAGTCCCGATCGGTGACTGGCTGTCCCGCAGCGTGTTCGCCGCAAAGTTCGCCGAGCGAAACTTCCTGTTTTCCAGCGTGATCGGCTCCAACAGCAAGATCCTGTTCAACCGCGATCCGGCGGCGCGAGTGGAGGCGGTGGCGCCGTGGCTGACCACCGACAGCGCGGTGTACCCGGCGATCGTCAACAAGCGCCTGGTGTGGATCATCGACGGCTACACCACGTTGGACAACTACCCCTACTCCGAACTCACCTCGCTGGAGTCCGCGACCGCCGACTCCACCGAGGTGGCGTTCAACAAGCTGGGTCCGGACAAACAGGTCTCCTACATCCGTAACTCGGTGAAGGCCACGGTCGACGCCTACGACGGGACCGTGACGCTCTACCAGCAGGACGAGCAGGACCCGGTGCTGAAGGCCTGGATGCAGGTCTTCCCGGGCACGGTCAAGCCCAAGAGCGACATCACCCCCGAGCTTGCCGAGCACTTGCGCTATCCCGAGGACCTGTTCAAGGTGCAGCGGATGCTGCTGGCGAAATATCACGTCAACGACCCCGTGACGTTCTTCTCCACCTCTGACTTCTGGGATGTGCCGCTGGACCCGAACCCGACGGCCAGCAGCTATCAGCCGCCCTATTACATCGTCGCGAAAAACATTGCGAAGAACGACAATACGGCGTCATATCAGTTGACGAGCGCGATGAACAGGTTCAAACGCGACTATCTGGCCGCCTACATCAGTGCCAGCTCTGATCCCGCGACGTACGGCAGGATCACGGTGCTGACGATCCCGGGTCAGGTCAACGGTCCTAAGCTCGCCAATAACGCGATCACCACCGACCCGGCGGTGTCCCAAGACCTCGGTGTGATCGGGCGTGACAATCAGAACCGAATACGTTGGGGCAACTTGCTGACCCTGCCGGTTGCCCAGGGTGGCCTGCTGTACGTCGAACCCGTCTACGCCTCTCCGGGGGCCAGCGACGCCGCCTCGTCGTATCCGCGGTTGATCCGGGTGGCGATGATGTACAACGACAAGATCGGCTACGGCCCCACCGTCGGCGACGCGCTCACCGGGTTGTTCGGGCCCGGTGCCGGTGCGGCCGCGACGGGGATTGTTCCCACCGATTCGGGTGCACCCGCGACCCCGCCCGCGACTCCGCCGACGCCGGCCGTGGCGCCCGGTCCTGGGTCGCCGCCGACGGCGGTGCCCCCGCCCCCGGACGGATCGACGACCTTGTCGCCGGCGAAAGCCGCTGCCCTGCAGGAGATTCAGACCGCGATCAACGCCGCGCGGGACGCGCAGAAGAAGGGCGATTTCGCCGGCTACGGCGCGGCGCTACAGCGGCTCGACGACGCGATTACCAAGTACAACAACACGAAGTAG
- a CDS encoding cyclodehydratase: protein MPRDAVYALDPAMPVLLRPDGAVQVGWDPRRAVLVRPPRGLAAAALAALLRAMRSPLPITELQRQAIERGLTDNDGLTDLVAQLMSARVVTRGRRQDGGRAASIRIHGRGPLSDLLMESLRCSGARIAHSSQPHAAVSRATVDLVVLADYLIADPRMVRDLHTQGVAHLAVRVRDGTGLVGPLVIPGVTSCLGCADLHRSDRDAAWPAVAAQLRESVGVADRATLLATAALALNQVNRVIAAVRGHDDGPDPGPPRALNATLEFDLDAGAIVERQWTKHPLCPC, encoded by the coding sequence ATGCCGCGGGACGCTGTGTATGCGCTGGACCCGGCGATGCCGGTGCTGCTGCGCCCCGACGGCGCCGTGCAGGTGGGTTGGGATCCCCGCCGCGCGGTACTGGTCCGTCCACCGCGTGGCCTGGCCGCGGCGGCGCTGGCCGCGCTGTTGCGCGCGATGCGATCACCCTTGCCGATCACCGAGCTGCAGCGCCAAGCGATCGAACGGGGGTTGACCGACAACGACGGCCTGACCGACCTCGTCGCTCAGCTGATGAGCGCCCGGGTGGTGACGCGCGGGCGCCGGCAGGACGGCGGCCGGGCCGCCTCGATCCGGATCCACGGCCGCGGGCCGCTATCGGACCTGCTGATGGAGTCGCTGCGGTGCTCGGGGGCGCGGATCGCGCACAGCAGCCAGCCGCACGCCGCGGTGTCGCGCGCGACCGTCGACCTGGTGGTGCTGGCCGACTACCTGATCGCCGACCCGCGCATGGTGCGCGATCTACACACGCAGGGCGTCGCCCACCTCGCGGTCCGGGTACGCGACGGCACCGGGCTGGTCGGCCCGCTGGTCATCCCCGGCGTGACCAGCTGCCTGGGCTGCGCCGACCTACACCGCAGCGACCGAGACGCCGCGTGGCCCGCGGTCGCGGCACAGCTGCGCGAGAGCGTCGGTGTGGCCGATCGCGCCACCCTGCTGGCGACCGCGGCGCTGGCGCTCAACCAGGTCAATCGGGTGATCGCCGCGGTGCGCGGCCACGATGACGGGCCCGATCCCGGGCCACCGCGGGCGCTGAACGCCACGCTGGAATTCGACCTGGACGCCGGCGCCATTGTCGAGCGGCAGTGGACCAAGCATCCGTTGTGTCCGTGCTGA
- a CDS encoding C39 family peptidase, protein MANVSLLSACGSAPPATSAAKTSPVAATDSPSAKPTTVGGGVYGDPQAAAKYWVQQSTEDTCGLASVADVVWEVTGKATTEDQIIKLAQNTPSVIRDGPIYLPTGDPGHETEKGGIDAADTVVLLDHYGIKSRMTWDKYPDEVTLPALEQYLGANRKVIAWVNGGTILDSNDQRKTADHLLVVTGIDTNNDTVHLNDPYADNGDTKVSITRFMTAWTTGQHTIVVTAAPG, encoded by the coding sequence ATGGCCAACGTTTCGTTGCTGTCGGCATGCGGCTCGGCGCCGCCGGCGACGAGTGCCGCCAAGACGTCACCCGTCGCCGCGACCGACAGTCCTTCGGCGAAGCCGACCACGGTGGGCGGCGGCGTGTACGGGGACCCGCAGGCGGCCGCCAAGTACTGGGTGCAGCAGTCGACGGAGGACACCTGCGGGCTGGCCTCGGTGGCCGATGTGGTCTGGGAGGTCACCGGCAAGGCCACGACGGAGGACCAGATCATCAAGCTGGCGCAGAACACCCCTTCGGTGATCCGCGACGGCCCGATTTACCTGCCCACCGGCGACCCGGGCCACGAAACCGAGAAGGGTGGCATCGACGCGGCCGACACGGTGGTGCTGCTCGACCACTACGGCATCAAATCGCGCATGACCTGGGACAAATACCCCGACGAGGTGACGCTGCCCGCGTTAGAGCAGTACCTCGGCGCCAACCGCAAGGTCATCGCGTGGGTCAACGGCGGCACCATCTTGGACAGCAACGACCAGCGCAAGACGGCCGATCACCTGCTCGTCGTCACCGGGATCGACACCAACAACGACACCGTGCACCTCAACGATCCCTACGCCGATAACGGCGACACGAAGGTCAGCATCACCAGATTCATGACCGCTTGGACAACCGGGCAGCACACGATCGTCGTTACCGCTGCGCCCGGCTGA
- a CDS encoding FAD-dependent oxidoreductase: MSEPCSTAVVLGASVAGLLAAGVLSDFYSEVTVVERDELSDQPVTRRGVPQGVMPHIPAARGMRIMDELFPGFLDELVVAGTRVWNDGDLSRLCITFNGHQFQRADTIPDPQRLAMYFVHRPFLEWSLRRRVTALPNVKFLDGHDAVRMTSTARCDRLTGVVVARRDSGAETTLSADLVVDATGRGSRTPALLEELGFPRPREDELTVHVTYAGLPVQLPRGTLRELIAFAAPQPSRPRGYAMFAGQDDTYMLAVQTVAGHAAPSDHASLLNCLSELAPPHVLAAARCAQPLADVAQYRFRSNRWRRYDKLASMPDGLIVIGDALCNFNPLYGQGMSVAAIEALVLRDCLSQGRAGLQWRFFGRSAKEIGVAWRAAVSSDLALPQIPGKRPTSVRLTNAYLDRVLAAAEVEPALIQQFLLSLNMIEPPSRLLRPSMVARVIKASRRRTRVSDA, translated from the coding sequence TTGTCCGAACCCTGCTCAACCGCAGTCGTTCTCGGGGCCAGCGTCGCCGGGTTGCTGGCCGCCGGGGTGCTGAGCGACTTCTACAGCGAGGTCACCGTGGTCGAGCGGGACGAATTATCGGACCAGCCGGTGACCCGCCGTGGCGTACCGCAAGGCGTCATGCCACACATTCCGGCGGCGCGTGGCATGCGGATCATGGATGAGTTGTTCCCGGGATTTCTCGACGAGTTGGTTGTCGCCGGCACCAGAGTATGGAACGACGGTGACCTCTCGCGGCTGTGTATCACGTTCAACGGCCACCAGTTCCAGCGCGCGGACACAATTCCCGACCCCCAGCGGCTCGCCATGTACTTCGTGCATCGGCCGTTCCTGGAGTGGAGTCTGCGCCGCCGGGTGACGGCGCTGCCCAACGTCAAGTTCCTTGACGGCCACGACGCGGTGCGCATGACCTCGACGGCCCGGTGTGATCGTCTGACCGGCGTCGTGGTGGCACGGCGGGACTCCGGAGCGGAGACGACGTTGAGTGCCGATCTCGTCGTGGACGCGACCGGCCGCGGCTCGCGCACACCGGCGCTGCTCGAAGAGCTCGGCTTTCCGCGACCGCGAGAAGACGAACTGACGGTGCACGTCACCTATGCCGGTTTGCCGGTTCAGCTGCCCCGCGGGACATTACGAGAATTGATCGCCTTCGCCGCGCCCCAGCCGAGCCGGCCGCGTGGGTATGCGATGTTCGCCGGGCAAGACGACACCTACATGCTCGCTGTTCAAACGGTGGCGGGGCACGCGGCGCCTTCCGATCACGCCTCCCTGCTGAATTGCCTGAGCGAGTTGGCGCCCCCGCACGTGCTGGCCGCCGCGCGCTGCGCCCAACCACTGGCGGATGTCGCCCAGTACCGGTTTCGGTCCAACCGGTGGCGCCGCTACGACAAACTGGCCTCGATGCCCGATGGGCTCATCGTGATCGGCGACGCGTTGTGCAACTTCAATCCGCTTTACGGGCAGGGCATGTCGGTCGCCGCCATCGAGGCGCTCGTGTTGCGGGATTGTCTGAGCCAAGGGCGGGCGGGGCTGCAGTGGCGGTTTTTCGGTCGCTCGGCCAAAGAGATTGGTGTGGCGTGGCGGGCGGCGGTGAGTTCGGACCTGGCCTTGCCGCAAATACCGGGCAAGCGGCCCACCTCCGTTCGGCTCACCAATGCCTACTTGGACCGGGTGCTCGCCGCCGCCGAGGTCGAGCCGGCTCTTATCCAGCAATTCCTGCTCTCGCTCAACATGATCGAGCCGCCTTCGCGGTTGTTGCGGCCCTCGATGGTGGCCCGGGTGATCAAAGCGTCGCGGCGCAGGACGAGGGTGTCTGATGCTTAA
- a CDS encoding PPE family protein, with translation MDYALLCPEINSARMYAGPGSGPMLAAAAAWDAVAAQLESAASGYAAEIAGLTGRWFGPSSLSMAAAAAPYIAWLQAGAAQAAQTSAQAYAAAAAYEAAFAMTVPPPLIAANRARRTALIATNFFGHNTAAIAATEAEYAEFWIQDATAMYAYAADASAASTLTSYREPPRTTSDSGPAGQTRALAQSAANTSSGQTRAAMQQLSSTNAAGHDIPAGGTADVPAGSTVTIGTYTQMVVDSGSVTITIPDGGGVNVFALSPVTVYPGGTFFAGSGWVGIPPNTIIAPTSGAVTLTPVGGTTGVGVGSLLGSGSVTIGAQSGVMTLGNTATGLVGSAGTTITNLAGTVAYTTPSAGVPAAVAALGGSPGLAGTAGIQPQLNAEGLGQWARALSGADLAEGSAGLGAL, from the coding sequence ATGGATTATGCTTTGCTGTGTCCGGAGATCAACTCCGCGCGGATGTATGCCGGCCCCGGGTCGGGGCCGATGCTCGCCGCCGCGGCAGCCTGGGACGCGGTGGCCGCCCAGCTGGAATCGGCCGCCAGCGGATACGCCGCCGAGATCGCGGGGCTGACCGGCCGATGGTTCGGCCCCTCGTCGCTGTCGATGGCCGCCGCGGCCGCACCCTATATCGCTTGGCTCCAAGCGGGTGCGGCCCAAGCCGCCCAAACCTCCGCTCAGGCGTACGCGGCGGCGGCCGCGTACGAGGCGGCCTTCGCCATGACGGTGCCCCCGCCGCTGATCGCGGCCAATCGGGCCCGGCGGACAGCGCTGATCGCCACCAACTTCTTCGGGCACAACACCGCCGCGATCGCGGCGACCGAGGCCGAATACGCCGAGTTCTGGATCCAAGACGCCACCGCCATGTACGCCTACGCCGCGGACGCGTCGGCCGCGAGCACGCTGACGTCGTACCGCGAGCCGCCCCGCACCACCAGCGACTCCGGGCCGGCCGGCCAGACTCGCGCGCTGGCCCAGAGCGCCGCGAACACCAGCAGCGGCCAGACCCGGGCCGCGATGCAGCAGCTGAGCTCAACCAACGCCGCGGGCCACGACATCCCGGCCGGCGGCACCGCGGACGTTCCGGCCGGCAGCACCGTCACCATCGGCACCTACACCCAGATGGTCGTCGACAGCGGCTCGGTCACCATCACCATCCCGGATGGCGGCGGCGTCAACGTCTTTGCGCTGTCGCCCGTCACCGTCTACCCGGGCGGCACATTCTTCGCCGGGTCCGGGTGGGTAGGAATTCCGCCCAACACGATCATCGCCCCCACTTCCGGCGCCGTCACCCTTACGCCCGTGGGCGGCACCACCGGCGTGGGCGTCGGCTCGCTGCTCGGCAGTGGCTCCGTCACGATCGGCGCCCAATCCGGCGTCATGACCTTGGGCAACACCGCCACCGGCCTCGTCGGCTCGGCCGGCACGACCATCACCAACCTCGCCGGCACCGTCGCCTACACCACACCGAGCGCCGGTGTGCCCGCAGCGGTGGCGGCCCTGGGCGGTTCCCCGGGCCTGGCCGGAACCGCGGGAATCCAGCCTCAGCTCAATGCCGAAGGGCTCGGGCAATGGGCTCGCGCCCTGTCGGGCGCCGACCTGGCCGAAGGCTCGGCCGGACTGGGGGCATTATGA
- a CDS encoding AraC family transcriptional regulator — translation MSYWLGFAPAERITGSNSTLSAAIWNFGDAPVYELPGPAVENTDLIALPISGHHHHTYFGDGRRKWSRAHPPFHLNIVVAGEQPRGIFRSERPFSYLHVYLPHAMIERAAVESGAIKAGRTVTLIDPMCARDPLAEEICRGIVREFKQRDGCSRMMIESLGCQLAVRLVRQHSNVSGSTAFAAKSVLGHRDWRLRRAIDYLEAHLSADVGLHELAKVVGLSAGRLTELFREGTGEPPHRWLMNRRLTRACELLANPSLTITEIAHECGFASSQHFAVVMRRRLDTTPTAYRGRILT, via the coding sequence GTGTCTTATTGGCTGGGTTTCGCACCCGCCGAGCGGATCACGGGGTCGAATAGCACTCTGTCGGCGGCCATCTGGAACTTCGGCGATGCCCCCGTGTACGAACTGCCCGGGCCCGCAGTCGAGAACACCGACCTGATCGCCCTTCCGATCAGCGGGCATCATCACCACACCTATTTCGGTGACGGCCGCCGCAAATGGAGCCGGGCACACCCGCCGTTCCACCTGAACATCGTGGTCGCCGGCGAACAACCAAGAGGAATCTTCCGCTCCGAGCGGCCATTCAGCTATCTGCACGTGTATCTGCCGCACGCCATGATCGAGCGGGCCGCGGTCGAGAGCGGCGCGATCAAGGCGGGTCGTACCGTCACTCTGATCGATCCGATGTGTGCCCGGGATCCGCTCGCCGAGGAGATCTGCCGAGGCATCGTCCGCGAGTTCAAGCAACGCGATGGGTGTTCCCGGATGATGATCGAGTCGCTGGGCTGTCAGCTCGCCGTTCGCCTGGTGCGGCAGCATTCGAACGTATCCGGATCGACCGCCTTTGCGGCGAAAAGCGTTCTAGGCCACCGCGATTGGCGCTTGCGCCGCGCGATCGACTACCTGGAAGCTCATCTCTCGGCAGACGTGGGCCTGCACGAGCTCGCTAAAGTCGTCGGCTTGTCGGCGGGGCGATTGACCGAGCTCTTTCGCGAGGGCACGGGCGAGCCGCCGCATCGGTGGCTGATGAACCGCCGTCTCACCCGGGCATGCGAACTGCTGGCCAACCCTTCGCTGACGATCACCGAGATCGCACACGAATGCGGATTCGCCAGTTCGCAACATTTCGCCGTGGTGATGCGCCGACGGCTGGACACCACGCCGACCGCCTACCGAGGACGAATCCTGACCTAG
- a CDS encoding YlbL family protein, which translates to MNRRILTLVVALVPILVFGVLLAVVTVPFVSLGPGPTFDTLGEVDGKQVVAIEGTQTHPTTGHLNMTTVSQRDDLTLGEALTLWFSGQEQLVPRDLIYPPGKSREDVDKANNADFKDSEDSAAYAALGYLKYAPAVTVATVTDAGPSADKLKAGDAIDAVNGTPVVNVEQFTGLLKATKPGQVVTIDFRRKNEPAGVAQITLGSNKDRDYGFLGVAVLDAPWAPFAVDFNLANIGGPSAGLMFSLAVVDKLTTGDLAGSTFIAGTGTISSDGKVGQIGGITHKMVAAQEAGATVFLVPAKNCYEASADNPHGLRLIKVETLGQAVDALHAIQQGGQAPSC; encoded by the coding sequence GTGAACAGGCGGATTCTGACGTTGGTGGTCGCGCTGGTGCCCATCCTGGTCTTCGGCGTGTTGCTCGCGGTGGTGACGGTGCCGTTCGTCTCGCTGGGCCCCGGCCCGACCTTCGACACGCTCGGCGAGGTCGACGGTAAGCAAGTGGTCGCGATCGAAGGCACCCAAACTCACCCGACGACCGGTCATCTCAACATGACGACGGTGTCCCAGCGCGACGATCTGACCCTGGGCGAAGCCCTCACGCTGTGGTTCTCCGGACAGGAACAGCTGGTACCGCGTGACCTCATCTACCCGCCCGGCAAATCCCGCGAGGACGTCGACAAGGCCAACAACGCCGATTTCAAAGACTCCGAGGACAGTGCCGCGTATGCCGCACTGGGCTATCTGAAATACGCACCCGCCGTCACCGTCGCGACCGTCACCGACGCTGGACCGTCAGCCGACAAACTGAAGGCCGGCGATGCGATCGATGCGGTCAACGGCACTCCGGTGGTCAACGTCGAGCAGTTCACCGGACTACTGAAGGCCACCAAGCCCGGGCAGGTGGTGACGATCGATTTCCGCCGCAAGAACGAGCCGGCCGGCGTCGCGCAAATCACGCTGGGCAGCAACAAAGACCGCGACTACGGCTTCCTGGGTGTCGCGGTGCTCGACGCGCCGTGGGCGCCGTTCGCGGTGGACTTCAACCTGGCCAACATCGGTGGGCCCTCGGCCGGCCTGATGTTCAGCCTGGCCGTCGTCGACAAGCTCACCACCGGCGATCTGGCCGGTTCGACGTTCATCGCGGGCACCGGCACCATCTCGTCGGACGGCAAGGTCGGCCAGATCGGTGGCATCACGCACAAGATGGTTGCCGCCCAGGAGGCCGGCGCCACCGTGTTCCTGGTGCCGGCAAAGAATTGCTACGAAGCGAGCGCGGACAACCCGCACGGCCTGCGCTTGATCAAGGTCGAGACGCTTGGGCAAGCCGTCGATGCGCTACACGCGATCCAGCAAGGGGGTCAGGCGCCAAGTTGCTAG
- a CDS encoding zinc-dependent metalloprotease, whose product MSTVEVMADLPFGFSHGEDPERDKHGKKNPESGSGPSDPLGAFGMGGDFSMGDLGQIFTQLGQMFSNAGTGPAGGTPSGPVNYDLARQVASSSIGFVAPIPAATNSAIADAVRLADTWLDGVTALPAGTSKSVGWSPNDWVDNTLETWKRLCDPMAQQISTVWASSLPEEAKAMAGPLMAMMSQMGGMAFGSQLGQALGRLSREVLTSTDIGLPLGPKGVAAIMPDAVEAFAAGLEQPRSEIMTFLAAREAAHHRLFSHVPWLASQLLGAVEAYAAGMKIDMSGIEELARDFNPASLSDPAAIENLLGQGVFEPKATPAQTQALERLETLLALIEGWVQVVVTAALGDRIPGAAALSETLRRRRASGGPAEQTFATLVGLELRPRKMREAAALWERLTEAAGMDARDGVWQHPDLLPGTEDLDEPAGFIDRVIGGDTSGIDEAIAQLEQDDPGSVDG is encoded by the coding sequence GTGAGTACCGTTGAGGTCATGGCTGACCTGCCTTTCGGCTTCTCACACGGAGAAGACCCCGAGCGCGACAAGCACGGGAAGAAGAACCCCGAGTCCGGCTCGGGCCCGTCCGACCCGCTCGGCGCATTCGGCATGGGCGGGGATTTCAGCATGGGTGACCTGGGCCAAATCTTCACGCAGCTGGGTCAGATGTTCAGCAACGCGGGCACCGGGCCGGCCGGGGGCACCCCGTCGGGACCCGTCAACTACGACCTGGCCCGGCAGGTCGCGTCCAGCTCGATCGGGTTCGTCGCACCGATCCCGGCGGCGACGAACTCGGCGATCGCCGACGCGGTACGCCTCGCCGACACGTGGCTCGACGGCGTCACCGCGCTGCCCGCCGGCACCAGCAAGTCGGTCGGCTGGAGCCCCAACGACTGGGTGGACAACACCCTGGAGACCTGGAAGCGGCTGTGCGACCCGATGGCCCAACAGATTTCGACGGTCTGGGCGTCGTCGCTGCCCGAAGAGGCCAAGGCCATGGCGGGCCCGCTCATGGCGATGATGTCGCAGATGGGCGGTATGGCGTTCGGCTCGCAGCTGGGCCAGGCGCTGGGCCGGTTGTCCCGCGAGGTCCTGACATCGACCGACATCGGTTTGCCGCTGGGACCCAAGGGCGTGGCGGCGATCATGCCGGACGCGGTGGAAGCGTTCGCCGCCGGGCTCGAGCAGCCCCGCAGCGAGATCATGACGTTTTTGGCCGCCCGTGAAGCGGCCCACCACCGGCTGTTCAGCCACGTTCCCTGGTTGGCCAGCCAGCTGCTGGGCGCCGTCGAGGCCTACGCGGCGGGCATGAAGATCGACATGAGCGGGATCGAGGAGCTGGCGCGGGACTTCAACCCCGCCTCGCTATCCGATCCGGCGGCGATCGAGAACCTGCTCGGCCAGGGCGTCTTCGAGCCCAAGGCCACACCGGCACAGACCCAGGCGCTGGAACGGCTGGAGACCCTGCTGGCCCTGATCGAGGGCTGGGTGCAGGTCGTGGTGACCGCGGCCCTGGGCGACCGGATTCCGGGCGCGGCCGCACTCAGCGAGACGCTGCGCCGGCGTCGGGCCAGCGGCGGCCCGGCCGAGCAAACGTTTGCCACGCTGGTCGGCCTGGAGTTGCGGCCACGCAAGATGCGGGAGGCCGCCGCACTCTGGGAGCGTCTGACGGAGGCCGCCGGCATGGATGCACGCGACGGCGTCTGGCAACATCCTGATCTGTTGCCGGGAACCGAGGACCTCGACGAGCCAGCCGGCTTTATCGATCGCGTTATCGGCGGCGATACCAGCGGAATCGATGAGGCCATCGCCCAACTCGAGCAGGACGACCCCGGTTCTGTCGATGGCTAA
- a CDS encoding type 2 periplasmic-binding domain-containing protein, with protein sequence MANASGNYVLPDAESVEAEAAGSASQTPANQVVSLVNGPAADGYPIANYEYAIVYSKQKDPAVAQTMQAFLHWVVTDGSGPKFLDAVHIYLRPLPDAVRALPDAQITKITS encoded by the coding sequence TTGGCCAATGCTTCAGGCAATTACGTGTTGCCCGACGCCGAGAGCGTGGAGGCCGAGGCCGCCGGGTCCGCCTCGCAAACACCGGCGAATCAGGTGGTCTCCTTGGTCAACGGCCCCGCCGCGGACGGGTACCCGATCGCCAACTACGAGTACGCGATCGTTTACAGCAAGCAGAAGGACCCTGCCGTCGCGCAGACGATGCAGGCCTTCCTGCACTGGGTGGTGACCGACGGCAGCGGCCCCAAGTTCCTCGACGCGGTTCACATCTACCTTCGGCCGCTGCCGGACGCGGTCAGGGCGTTGCCCGACGCCCAGATCACCAAGATCACCAGCTAA